A window of the Cicer arietinum cultivar CDC Frontier isolate Library 1 chromosome 6, Cicar.CDCFrontier_v2.0, whole genome shotgun sequence genome harbors these coding sequences:
- the LOC101490965 gene encoding non-specific lipid-transfer protein A-like, with product MTGKKIIAFLTLVMVLGLQVVTTLDARQIDDISCSEAIVLLVPCVPFLTGLGQPTPSTSCCEGAQNLNQKADTTQVRRDVCECLKGASMKFGVNSDKTKQLPQLCNISLSFTLDPNIDCNT from the coding sequence ATGACGGGGAAGAAGATTATTGCTTTTTTAACGCTTGTAATGGTTTTAGGCTTGCAAGTTGTGACAACATTGGATGCACGTCAAATTGATGACATCAGTTGCTCTGAGGCTATTGTTTTATTGGTGCCATGTGTACCTTTTTTGACAGGATTAGGCCAACCAACACCATCTACTTCCTGTTGTGAAGGAgcacaaaatttaaatcaaaaggCGGACACCACTCAGGTTCGACGTGATGTTTGTGAATGTCTCAAAGGAGCTTCAATGAAATTTGGCGTTAACTCGGACAAAACAAAACAACTCCCACAACTTTGTAACATTAGTCTTTCTTTTACGTTGGATCCTAACATTGACTGCAACACATAA
- the LOC101490637 gene encoding non-specific lipid-transfer protein A-like translates to MTGKKITAFLTLVMVLGLQAVTTLDARQIDDISCSEAIVLLMPCVPFLTGLGQPTPSTSCCEGAQNLNQNADTTQVRRDVCQCLKGASMKFGVNSDKTKQLPQLCNISLSFTLDPNIDCNT, encoded by the coding sequence ATGACGGGGAAGAAGATTACTGCTTTTTTAACGCTTGTAATGGTTTTAGGCTTGCAAGCTGTGACAACATTGGATGCACGTCAAATTGATGACATCAGTTGCTCTGAGGCTATTGTTTTATTAATGCCATGTGTACCTTTTTTGACAGGATTAGGCCAACCAACACCATCTACTTCCTGCTGTGAAGGAgcacaaaatttaaatcaaaatgcGGACACCACTCAGGTTCGACGTGATGTTTGTCAATGTCTCAAAGGAGCTTCAATGAAATTTGGCGTTAACTCGGACAAAACAAAACAACTCCCACAACTTTGTAACATTAGTCTTTCTTTTACGTTGGATCCTAACATTGACTGCAACACGTAA